The following proteins are encoded in a genomic region of Limosilactobacillus reuteri subsp. reuteri:
- a CDS encoding alpha/beta hydrolase, whose protein sequence is MLPAIVIGVPYGSTKEQAAAIYANTFAQLGFVTLAFDQVYMGESAGEPRHVASPDLYAESVSAAVDYLSTKAKHVNREQISVIGISGGAGFALSAAAVDTRIKSVVTISMYDMTDIREMANLAPEQLFQLKDQLSKQRWDDFENGQPDYHPSFPEEPYDSIDNLPNHDELTNEWLRFYALKRGFHPNARGTATTTSNLAMLEFSALDYIKEISPRPILFVYGDNAHSRSYSERAYYLANQPKQRLIVEDCEHIDLYDNMEKIPVNQIAKFIKD, encoded by the coding sequence TTGTTACCAGCCATCGTAATCGGGGTACCTTATGGAAGCACAAAGGAACAGGCAGCAGCAATTTATGCAAATACGTTTGCTCAATTAGGTTTTGTTACCCTTGCATTTGATCAAGTATACATGGGCGAATCAGCTGGCGAACCTCGTCATGTTGCTTCTCCAGACTTATATGCGGAATCTGTTAGTGCCGCAGTTGATTATCTAAGTACAAAAGCAAAGCATGTCAATCGCGAACAAATAAGTGTTATCGGTATCAGTGGAGGGGCAGGCTTTGCTCTTAGCGCTGCGGCTGTTGATACACGAATTAAATCTGTTGTAACAATTTCAATGTATGATATGACAGATATTCGTGAGATGGCTAATCTTGCTCCTGAACAATTATTCCAGCTTAAAGATCAATTATCAAAGCAACGGTGGGACGATTTTGAAAATGGGCAGCCTGACTATCACCCTTCCTTCCCAGAAGAACCATATGATAGTATTGACAATTTACCAAATCATGATGAATTAACAAATGAGTGGCTTCGTTTTTACGCTCTTAAACGTGGCTTCCATCCCAATGCACGTGGAACTGCAACAACCACTTCTAATTTAGCAATGCTTGAATTTTCTGCGTTAGACTATATTAAAGAAATTTCACCACGACCAATCCTATTTGTTTATGGAGACAATGCTCATTCCCGCTCTTACTCTGAGAGAGCTTATTACCTTGCTAACCAACCAAAGCAAAGATTGATCGTAGAAGACTGCGAGCATATTGATCTGTATGATAATATGGAAAAAATTCCAGTAAATCAAATTGCAAAGTTTATAAAGGATTAG
- a CDS encoding deoxynucleoside kinase, producing MIALAGTIGAGKTSLTKLLADHLNSQAFYESVDDNKILPLFYKDPKKYGFLLQIYFLNKRLDEIKDSYSNDLNVLDRSIFEDALLFKLNADMGRATETESNIYSSLLGNMMEELPEQPHQKAPNLLITIRVSFETMLERIKKRGRSFEQIANDPSLYSYYKNLNERYVQWYEDYNESPKMVIDGDKYDFVEDPAAAKKVLAMIDEKLIELNLK from the coding sequence ATGATTGCTTTAGCCGGGACAATCGGTGCAGGAAAGACCAGTTTGACAAAGTTATTGGCAGACCATCTTAATAGCCAAGCCTTCTATGAATCTGTTGACGATAATAAAATTTTGCCGCTTTTTTATAAAGATCCTAAAAAATATGGTTTCTTATTACAGATTTACTTTTTAAACAAGCGACTTGATGAGATTAAAGATTCATACTCGAATGATTTAAATGTTTTGGATCGTTCAATTTTTGAAGATGCCTTATTATTCAAGTTAAACGCGGATATGGGTCGAGCTACGGAAACAGAGTCAAATATTTATTCTTCATTATTAGGTAACATGATGGAAGAATTACCAGAGCAACCACACCAAAAAGCCCCCAACCTTTTAATTACAATTAGGGTTTCGTTTGAGACAATGCTTGAACGGATTAAGAAGCGGGGACGTTCATTTGAACAAATTGCTAATGATCCTTCCTTATATTCATATTATAAAAACTTAAACGAGCGTTATGTTCAATGGTATGAGGATTATAATGAAAGTCCTAAGATGGTTATTGATGGTGATAAATATGATTTTGTTGAAGATCCGGCTGCTGCTAAGAAGGTCTTAGCCATGATTGATGAAAAATTAATTGAATTAAATCTTAAATAG
- a CDS encoding CtsR family transcriptional regulator encodes MENKSISDIIEAYLKEILGDSAQVEIRRSEIANQFDVVPSQINYVIKTRFTIQNGYLVKSKRGGGGYIRIERVNLLDDVNVLNSLIQAIGDSVRERDAFDIVRTLYEEDVITRREGDLMLVALSKQALAVNDSKVEDQLRARILVSFLNRLRYES; translated from the coding sequence ATGGAGAATAAAAGTATTTCAGATATTATCGAAGCATACTTAAAAGAAATACTTGGTGACTCAGCTCAGGTCGAAATTCGTCGTTCTGAGATTGCCAACCAGTTTGATGTGGTACCGTCACAAATTAATTATGTTATTAAAACGAGGTTTACCATTCAAAATGGTTATTTAGTAAAGAGTAAGCGTGGAGGCGGCGGATACATTCGAATCGAGCGAGTTAATTTACTTGATGACGTAAATGTGCTAAACTCACTTATTCAAGCAATTGGCGACTCGGTTCGTGAACGTGATGCTTTTGATATTGTTCGAACGTTATATGAAGAAGACGTGATTACGAGACGTGAAGGAGACCTTATGCTTGTTGCATTATCTAAACAAGCATTAGCAGTTAATGATAGTAAGGTTGAAGATCAACTTCGCGCCCGGATATTAGTATCATTCTTGAATCGACTTCGCTATGAAAGTTAA
- a CDS encoding TetR/AcrR family transcriptional regulator — MKRAEQLEKTRQAILKTATKLFLQKGFGETSTRDIAKQIGITQPALYHHFSDKEVLYLDVMTNLCGKVRQDINKVMRKHDLSPNEQLWQITKALKKHHPLSIYDQYNQAMRLLSKSAQQKLNMIFTMDYLEPIAAFFRQPDVGLRPDILPKEAAELFIAGLTPIFGTSQLIGGHSITPEQRDQLILDCIINGLSNWGGKN, encoded by the coding sequence ATGAAGCGAGCGGAACAATTAGAAAAGACAAGACAAGCAATCTTAAAAACCGCTACAAAATTATTTTTACAAAAGGGATTTGGTGAAACTTCAACACGGGATATTGCCAAACAGATTGGAATTACTCAACCGGCTTTATACCACCACTTCAGCGATAAAGAGGTTTTATATCTGGATGTAATGACAAATTTATGTGGAAAAGTTCGCCAAGATATTAATAAAGTAATGCGTAAACATGATTTGTCACCGAATGAACAATTATGGCAAATCACTAAGGCATTAAAAAAACATCATCCATTAAGTATTTATGACCAATACAATCAAGCAATGCGCTTATTATCGAAAAGTGCACAGCAAAAGCTTAATATGATTTTTACAATGGATTATCTAGAACCGATTGCAGCATTCTTCCGTCAACCAGATGTAGGGTTGCGTCCTGATATTCTTCCTAAAGAAGCTGCTGAATTATTTATTGCAGGACTAACTCCAATTTTTGGCACTTCGCAATTAATTGGTGGTCATTCAATTACACCAGAACAACGTGACCAATTAATCCTAGACTGCATTATTAACGGTTTATCAAATTGGGGCGGAAAAAATTAA
- the adhP gene encoding alcohol dehydrogenase AdhP: MKAAVINDPVDGFVTVKDVQLRDLKPGEALVDMEYCGLCHTDLHVAAGDFGKKPGRIIGHEGVGRVSKVAPGVTSLKVGDRVSIAWFFKGCGHCEYCLTGRETLCRNVLNAGYTADGAMAEQCIVPADYAVKVPEGLDPVEATSLTCAGVTMYKALKVADIKPGQWVSIVGAGGLGNLGIQLAHNVFGAHVIAVDGNPDKLEAAKKNGAEILINRHDGDVDKQIQEKVGGVHAAVVTAVSASAFDQAVDSLRPDGKLVAVALPQGDMKLNIAKTVLDGIIVAGSLVGTRQDLAECFQFGAEGKVHPIVKTRKLSEINDMIQELKDNKVVGRNVVDFVHNDND; this comes from the coding sequence ATGAAAGCTGCTGTTATTAATGATCCAGTAGACGGTTTTGTTACTGTTAAAGATGTTCAACTTCGGGATTTGAAGCCCGGTGAAGCTTTAGTTGACATGGAATATTGTGGTCTTTGTCACACTGATCTACACGTTGCTGCTGGGGACTTTGGTAAGAAGCCCGGTCGTATTATCGGTCACGAAGGGGTTGGTCGTGTATCTAAGGTTGCCCCTGGCGTTACTTCCTTGAAAGTTGGCGACCGTGTATCAATTGCATGGTTCTTCAAGGGCTGTGGACACTGTGAATATTGTTTAACTGGTCGTGAAACTCTTTGTCGGAACGTTCTTAATGCGGGTTACACTGCTGACGGTGCAATGGCTGAACAATGTATCGTACCAGCTGACTACGCTGTTAAGGTTCCAGAAGGTCTTGATCCTGTTGAAGCTACTTCATTAACTTGTGCTGGTGTTACGATGTACAAGGCATTAAAGGTTGCTGACATCAAGCCAGGTCAATGGGTATCAATCGTTGGTGCTGGTGGTTTAGGTAACTTGGGTATTCAACTTGCTCACAACGTATTTGGTGCTCATGTTATCGCTGTTGATGGTAATCCTGATAAGCTTGAAGCCGCTAAGAAGAATGGTGCTGAAATTTTAATTAACCGTCATGACGGTGATGTTGATAAGCAAATTCAAGAAAAGGTTGGCGGTGTTCACGCTGCTGTAGTAACAGCTGTTTCTGCCTCTGCATTCGACCAAGCAGTTGATTCACTTCGCCCAGATGGTAAGCTTGTTGCCGTTGCGCTTCCACAAGGTGACATGAAGCTTAACATTGCTAAGACTGTTCTTGATGGTATCATTGTTGCTGGTTCATTAGTTGGTACCCGTCAAGACTTAGCTGAATGTTTCCAATTTGGTGCAGAAGGTAAGGTTCACCCAATTGTTAAGACTCGTAAGTTAAGCGAAATTAATGATATGATCCAAGAACTTAAGGATAACAAGGTTGTTGGTCGGAATGTTGTTGATTTTGTTCACAACGATAACGACTAA
- a CDS encoding ATP-dependent Clp protease ATP-binding subunit, whose amino-acid sequence MDNMFTPSAKHVLAIAQEQAKYFKHQAVGTEHLLLALSMDKDGIANKIFEQFSITNDDIREEIERLIGYGTMENLGASDYLPYSPKAKQVLSLAGREAQQMHALKIGTEHLLLALIADESVLSSRILYSLDVVPRQMRKVILRRLGIADSQQRNPNRQSSRRRIQQTGTPTLDKLARDMTELARNGQLDPVIGRNKEVKRVEQILSRRTKNNPVLIGEPGVGKTAIAEGLAQRMVDGKVPAELANKRLMMLDMGSLVAGTKYRGEFEDRLKKVIDEIQNDGHVILFIDELHTLIGAGGAEGAIDASNILKPALARGELQTIGATTLDEYQKYIESDAALERRFATVQVDEPTTDQTLQILRGLRPKYEEHHHAKITDEALEEAVKLSDRYISDRFLPDKAIDLIDESAAMVRIDAEDKKNHQPSLESQLEDLRTQKEEAIDNQDFDRAATLRQQELALKDKIDRKKQRTQQKDSHNYKLKVTGENIAQVVAEWTGVPLTQLKKSESERLVNLEKVLHQRVIGQDEAVTVVAKAIRRARSGLKDPSRPIGSFMFLGPTGVGKTELAKALSAAMFGSEDNMIRIDMSEYMEKYSTSRLIGAAPGYVGYDEGGQLTEKVRQHPYSVVLLDEAEKAHPDVFNLLLQVLDDGYLTDAKGRRVDFRNTIIIMTSNLGATQLQDEKEVGFGAKDMSQDYNAMAAAIKQQMRLYFRPEFLNRIDETIIFHSLQKKELHQIVKLMVNDLNKRVSEQGINLKVTPAAIDVIAKLGYNPAYGARPLRRALQDHVEDDLSTGLLSGEINVGDDVTVGAHQGKITFKVKKPDEDKAVELKLNK is encoded by the coding sequence ATGGATAATATGTTCACGCCAAGTGCAAAGCATGTTCTAGCAATTGCACAAGAACAAGCAAAATACTTTAAACACCAAGCAGTAGGGACTGAACACCTTCTGCTTGCCCTCTCAATGGATAAAGATGGGATTGCTAATAAAATATTTGAACAATTTTCTATTACAAACGATGATATTCGTGAAGAAATTGAACGCTTAATTGGCTATGGAACGATGGAAAATCTGGGAGCTTCAGATTATCTCCCATACTCACCAAAAGCAAAGCAAGTATTATCGTTAGCTGGTCGAGAAGCCCAACAAATGCATGCATTGAAGATTGGCACTGAACACTTATTATTAGCCTTAATCGCTGATGAAAGTGTCCTATCTTCACGGATTTTATATAGTCTAGATGTTGTGCCACGACAGATGAGAAAAGTAATTTTACGGCGGTTAGGGATTGCTGATAGTCAGCAACGCAATCCTAATCGTCAATCATCTCGTCGACGGATTCAGCAAACTGGTACACCAACATTGGATAAACTAGCTCGTGATATGACAGAACTTGCTCGGAATGGCCAGCTTGATCCTGTAATTGGTCGAAATAAGGAAGTTAAACGTGTGGAGCAGATTCTTAGTCGTCGTACCAAGAACAATCCTGTGCTGATCGGCGAACCTGGTGTAGGGAAGACGGCGATTGCTGAAGGGCTTGCTCAGCGGATGGTTGATGGTAAGGTTCCAGCTGAATTGGCTAATAAACGTTTGATGATGCTTGATATGGGATCATTAGTTGCGGGTACCAAGTATCGAGGAGAATTTGAAGATCGCCTTAAGAAAGTGATTGATGAGATTCAAAACGACGGGCATGTGATTCTTTTTATTGATGAACTCCATACCTTAATTGGTGCTGGTGGCGCTGAAGGTGCAATTGATGCTTCCAATATTTTGAAACCGGCCTTAGCGCGAGGCGAGTTGCAAACAATTGGTGCTACTACCCTTGACGAATATCAGAAATATATAGAATCTGATGCAGCACTTGAACGACGCTTTGCTACTGTTCAAGTTGATGAGCCAACTACTGACCAAACCCTGCAAATCCTGCGAGGACTACGACCGAAGTATGAGGAACACCACCATGCTAAGATTACTGATGAAGCGTTGGAAGAAGCGGTTAAATTGTCGGATCGTTATATTTCAGATCGTTTCTTGCCGGATAAAGCAATTGATCTTATTGATGAATCGGCAGCTATGGTTCGGATTGATGCTGAAGATAAGAAAAATCATCAGCCTTCATTAGAAAGTCAGTTAGAAGATTTGCGAACCCAAAAAGAAGAAGCAATTGATAATCAAGACTTTGATCGTGCGGCTACTCTTCGTCAACAAGAATTAGCACTAAAAGATAAGATTGATCGCAAAAAGCAACGTACTCAACAAAAGGATTCTCATAACTATAAATTGAAAGTAACTGGTGAAAACATTGCACAAGTTGTTGCTGAATGGACAGGAGTTCCTTTAACTCAATTGAAGAAGAGCGAGAGTGAACGATTGGTTAACTTGGAAAAGGTTCTGCACCAACGAGTAATTGGTCAAGATGAAGCAGTTACCGTAGTCGCTAAGGCAATTCGGCGTGCACGAAGCGGGCTTAAGGATCCTAGTCGGCCGATTGGTTCCTTTATGTTTTTAGGACCGACTGGGGTAGGAAAAACAGAGCTTGCCAAGGCATTATCCGCTGCAATGTTTGGCTCGGAAGATAATATGATCCGGATTGATATGTCAGAATATATGGAAAAATATAGTACTAGTCGCTTGATTGGTGCTGCTCCAGGATATGTCGGCTATGACGAGGGTGGCCAATTAACTGAAAAAGTACGGCAACATCCATACTCAGTTGTCTTATTAGATGAAGCTGAAAAGGCACATCCGGATGTATTTAATTTATTACTTCAAGTTTTAGATGATGGTTACTTAACTGATGCAAAAGGTCGGCGCGTTGATTTTAGAAATACCATTATTATTATGACTTCTAACCTTGGAGCAACTCAGCTTCAGGATGAGAAAGAGGTTGGTTTTGGGGCAAAAGATATGTCACAAGACTATAATGCGATGGCGGCGGCGATTAAGCAACAAATGAGGTTATACTTCCGCCCAGAATTTCTTAATCGGATTGATGAAACGATTATCTTCCATTCATTACAAAAGAAAGAACTTCATCAAATTGTTAAACTCATGGTTAATGATTTAAATAAGCGGGTAAGCGAGCAAGGTATTAACTTGAAAGTTACGCCTGCTGCAATTGATGTGATCGCAAAGCTTGGTTACAATCCCGCTTATGGAGCTCGTCCGCTTCGTCGTGCTTTACAAGATCATGTTGAGGATGATTTGAGTACTGGACTGCTTAGTGGTGAAATCAATGTGGGGGATGACGTAACAGTAGGTGCGCATCAAGGTAAAATTACTTTTAAAGTAAAGAAGCCGGATGAAGATAAAGCTGTTGAATTAAAATTGAATAAATAA
- the tnpA gene encoding IS200/IS605 family transposase, with amino-acid sequence MANKLNSLAHTKWLCKYHIVFIPKYRRKAIFNQYRRDLRDYIRLLCKYKGVEIIEGHMMPDHVHLLVSIPPKLSVSQFMGYLKGKSALMMFDRHANLKYKYGNRHFWAEGYYVSTVGLNESTIKKYIRDQEKHDIAMDKLTSVEYSDPFKGK; translated from the coding sequence ATGGCTAATAAATTAAATAGCTTAGCCCATACGAAGTGGTTATGTAAGTATCACATCGTATTCATACCAAAGTATAGACGTAAAGCGATCTTCAATCAATACCGAAGAGACCTGAGAGATTATATTCGTTTGTTGTGCAAATATAAGGGAGTAGAAATAATTGAAGGTCATATGATGCCAGATCATGTGCACTTGTTAGTAAGTATTCCGCCGAAACTAAGTGTCTCGCAGTTTATGGGATACTTAAAAGGGAAAAGTGCATTAATGATGTTTGATCGACATGCAAACTTAAAATACAAATATGGGAACCGACATTTTTGGGCTGAAGGCTACTATGTGAGTACAGTTGGATTAAATGAATCCACGATAAAGAAGTATATCCGAGATCAAGAGAAACATGATATAGCAATGGATAAGCTAACAAGTGTGGAATATTCGGACCCTTTTAAGGGTAAGTGA
- a CDS encoding DNA-directed RNA polymerase subunit beta, with protein sequence MNSLAGHLVKYGKHRTRRSYSRIKEVLELPNLIEIQTDSYNWFMEKGLREMFDDIMPIDDFQGKLSLEFVDYQLLEPKYTVDEAREHDANYSAPLHVTLRLTNHETGEIKSQDVFFGDFPLMTDQGTFIINGAERVIVSQLVRSPGVYYSEENDKNGRPNYGATFIPNRGAWLEYETDAKNVSYVRIDRTRKLPMTELIRALGFGSDDEIIDMFGGDSETLSLTLDKDVHKNAEDSRVEEALKDIYERLRPGEPKTADSARSLLTARFFDPKRYDMAPVGRYKTNKKLMLKYRLLGQTLAETLADPDTGEVLAQKGDTVTKELLNKLEPYLDRDDFKTITYTPSDEAVVTEPVKLQKILVYSKNDPDRVVPIIGNGHIPLEYKHIEPADILASLNYFFNLQEGIGSTDDIDHLGNRRIRSVGELLQNQFRIGLARMERVVRERMSIQDPDTVTPQQLINIRPVVASIKEFFGSSQLSQFMDQTNPLGELTHKRRLSALGPGGLTRDRAGYEVRDVHYTHYGRMCPIETPEGPNIGLINSLSSYARVNKYGFIETPYRRVSWKDHKVTDKIDYLTADEEDNFIIAQANTPLNDDGSFVDDQVMARDKDDYIETSVENIDYMDVSPKQVVSVASACIPFLENDDSNRALMGANMQRQAVPLINPHAPLVSTGIDYKAAHDSGVAMIAKKPGTVEYVDAREVRVREEDGTLDTYKLMKFRRSNGGKNYNQRPIVKVGEHVDADDVLADGPSMEQGELALGQNPLIAFMTWQGYNFEDAIAINERLVKDDVYTSIHIESYESEARETKLGPEEMTREIPNVGDDALKDLDENGIVRVGAEVHDGDILVGKVTPKGMTELSAEERLLHAIFGEKSREVRDTSLRVPHGGGGIIQDVKVFTRENGDELSPGVNTMVRVYIAQKRKIQVGDKMSGRHGNKGTVSIVVPEEDMPYMPDGTPIDIMLSPMGVPSRMNIGQLLELHLGMAARRLGIHMATPVFDGASDKDVWDAVRESGFPEDGKTILYDGRTGEPFENRIAVGSMHYLKLAHMVDDKIHARSTGPYSLVTQQPLGGKAQFGGQRFGEMEVWALEAYGAAYTLQEILTYKSDDTVGRVRTYDAIINGQPIPKPGVPESFRVLVKELQALGLDMKVLDGNNKEIQLKNMDEDDDEVVNVDALAKYAEEHKADDKKNEEENKSEATSTTTDDKTNQN encoded by the coding sequence GTGAACAGTTTGGCTGGACATTTAGTTAAATACGGTAAACACCGTACCCGTCGTAGCTACTCGCGAATTAAAGAAGTTCTCGAATTGCCAAACCTTATTGAAATCCAAACCGATTCTTACAATTGGTTTATGGAAAAAGGTTTACGGGAAATGTTTGATGATATTATGCCAATTGATGATTTTCAAGGAAAGCTTTCTTTGGAATTCGTTGACTATCAACTTTTAGAACCTAAGTATACTGTTGACGAAGCTCGTGAACACGATGCTAATTACTCAGCACCACTTCATGTTACGTTACGGTTAACTAACCATGAAACTGGTGAGATTAAGTCTCAAGATGTATTCTTTGGTGACTTCCCACTAATGACTGACCAAGGTACATTCATTATTAATGGTGCCGAACGGGTTATTGTTTCACAATTAGTTCGTTCACCGGGTGTCTACTATAGTGAAGAAAATGATAAAAATGGTCGGCCAAACTACGGTGCTACCTTTATTCCAAACCGTGGTGCATGGTTAGAATACGAAACTGATGCTAAGAATGTTTCATATGTTCGAATCGACCGGACCCGTAAGTTGCCAATGACTGAATTGATTCGTGCATTGGGCTTTGGATCTGACGATGAAATTATCGACATGTTCGGTGGCGATAGTGAGACATTATCATTAACCTTGGATAAAGATGTTCACAAGAACGCTGAAGATTCTCGGGTTGAAGAAGCCTTAAAGGACATTTATGAACGGCTTCGTCCTGGTGAACCAAAGACTGCTGATTCAGCACGGAGCTTATTAACAGCTCGTTTCTTTGATCCAAAGCGTTATGATATGGCACCAGTTGGTCGTTACAAGACAAACAAGAAGTTGATGCTTAAGTACCGTTTACTTGGACAAACTTTAGCTGAAACTTTAGCAGATCCTGATACTGGTGAAGTATTAGCACAAAAGGGTGATACGGTAACCAAGGAATTGCTTAATAAGCTTGAACCTTACTTAGACCGTGATGACTTTAAGACTATTACTTACACTCCATCAGATGAAGCGGTTGTAACTGAACCAGTTAAGTTACAAAAGATTTTAGTATATTCTAAGAATGATCCTGATCGAGTTGTACCTATTATTGGTAACGGTCATATCCCATTAGAATACAAGCACATTGAACCAGCTGATATTCTTGCTTCCTTAAACTACTTCTTTAACTTACAAGAAGGTATTGGTAGCACAGACGATATCGACCACTTAGGTAACCGTCGTATTCGTTCAGTTGGTGAACTACTTCAAAACCAATTCCGGATTGGTCTTGCACGGATGGAACGGGTTGTTCGTGAACGGATGTCAATTCAAGATCCTGACACTGTTACCCCACAGCAATTAATTAATATTCGTCCAGTGGTTGCTTCTATTAAAGAATTCTTTGGTTCATCCCAACTTTCCCAGTTCATGGATCAAACCAACCCATTAGGTGAATTAACTCATAAGCGTCGTCTTTCAGCGCTTGGTCCTGGTGGTTTGACTCGTGACCGGGCCGGATATGAAGTGCGGGACGTTCACTATACTCACTATGGCCGGATGTGCCCTATTGAAACACCAGAAGGTCCTAACATTGGTCTTATTAACAGTCTTTCATCTTACGCAAGGGTAAATAAATATGGATTTATCGAAACTCCATACCGTCGTGTTTCCTGGAAGGATCACAAGGTAACTGACAAGATTGATTACTTAACTGCTGACGAAGAAGATAACTTCATCATTGCTCAGGCTAACACGCCATTAAATGATGATGGTTCATTTGTTGACGATCAAGTAATGGCTCGTGATAAGGATGATTACATCGAAACCAGTGTTGAAAACATTGATTACATGGATGTTTCTCCTAAGCAAGTTGTTTCTGTTGCCTCTGCATGTATCCCATTCCTTGAAAACGATGACTCTAACCGTGCTTTGATGGGTGCTAACATGCAACGGCAAGCTGTTCCTTTGATCAATCCTCATGCACCATTAGTAAGTACTGGTATTGACTACAAGGCTGCCCATGACTCTGGGGTTGCAATGATTGCTAAGAAGCCAGGAACGGTTGAATATGTGGATGCTCGTGAAGTACGGGTTCGTGAAGAAGATGGAACACTTGATACTTACAAGTTAATGAAGTTCCGTCGTTCAAACGGTGGTAAGAACTACAACCAACGTCCAATTGTTAAGGTTGGCGAACATGTTGATGCTGATGACGTATTAGCTGATGGTCCATCAATGGAACAAGGTGAATTAGCTCTTGGTCAAAACCCATTAATCGCCTTTATGACTTGGCAAGGATACAACTTCGAAGATGCCATCGCCATTAATGAACGATTAGTTAAAGACGATGTTTATACTTCTATCCACATCGAATCATACGAATCTGAAGCACGTGAAACCAAGCTTGGACCTGAAGAAATGACGCGGGAAATTCCAAACGTTGGTGACGATGCTTTGAAGGATCTTGATGAAAACGGGATTGTTCGTGTCGGTGCCGAAGTTCATGATGGAGATATTTTAGTAGGTAAGGTTACTCCAAAGGGAATGACTGAATTATCTGCCGAAGAACGTCTTCTTCACGCTATCTTTGGTGAAAAGTCACGTGAAGTTCGTGATACTTCATTACGTGTTCCTCATGGTGGTGGTGGAATCATCCAAGATGTTAAAGTCTTCACTCGTGAAAATGGGGATGAATTATCACCAGGTGTAAATACAATGGTTCGTGTTTACATTGCACAAAAGCGGAAGATCCAAGTTGGGGATAAGATGTCTGGACGTCATGGTAACAAGGGTACTGTTTCTATCGTTGTGCCAGAAGAAGATATGCCATACATGCCAGATGGAACTCCTATTGATATTATGCTTAGTCCGATGGGTGTGCCAAGTCGTATGAACATTGGTCAGCTTCTTGAATTGCACCTAGGAATGGCTGCTCGTCGTCTTGGAATTCATATGGCTACTCCAGTATTCGATGGTGCATCTGATAAAGATGTTTGGGATGCTGTTCGTGAATCTGGATTCCCAGAAGACGGTAAGACAATTCTTTATGACGGTCGTACCGGTGAACCATTTGAAAACCGAATTGCTGTTGGTTCAATGCACTATCTTAAGTTAGCTCACATGGTTGATGATAAGATTCACGCTCGTTCAACTGGTCCATACTCACTTGTTACTCAACAGCCATTAGGTGGTAAGGCACAATTTGGTGGACAGCGTTTCGGTGAAATGGAAGTTTGGGCTCTTGAAGCTTATGGTGCTGCCTACACTCTTCAAGAAATCCTTACTTACAAGTCAGATGATACTGTTGGTCGTGTTCGGACTTATGATGCAATCATCAATGGTCAACCAATTCCTAAGCCAGGTGTTCCAGAATCATTCCGTGTTCTTGTTAAGGAATTACAAGCATTAGGTCTTGATATGAAGGTTCTTGATGGTAACAACAAGGAAATTCAGTTAAAGAACATGGACGAAGATGATGATGAAGTTGTAAATGTTGATGCATTAGCTAAATATGCAGAAGAACATAAAGCAGACGATAAGAAGAACGAAGAAGAAAACAAGTCTGAAGCAACTTCAACAACTACCGATGACAAAACTAATCAAAATTAA